One stretch of Prunus persica cultivar Lovell chromosome G1, Prunus_persica_NCBIv2, whole genome shotgun sequence DNA includes these proteins:
- the LOC18789424 gene encoding thaumatin-like protein — MAAHLNVFLPVLLVFMAISSGPKLSESARIFTIINNCKETVWPAVTPGESFNGGGFMLKQGQSVIFTAPVSWSGRIWGRTGCNFDNKNGNTSCQTGDCGGTLKCGASGKTPATLAEFTLAALDFYDVSLVDGFNLPMVVTPLNGTGNCSVSGCDGDLRSSCPSVLSVKANGKTVGCRSACDVFNTDEYCCRGVFGNPVTCKPTYYSKMFKEACPTAYSYAYDDPTSIFTCSGTDYVVAFCSSRKQPVCTYHNHKLVCSTNGSKGLKSMRWTVMLALMVMINLWIIF, encoded by the exons atggcaGCGCATCTCAATGTGTTCTTACCAGTTTTATTGGTTTTTATGGCTATTTCATCAG GACCAAAGTTATCagagtctgctagaattttcACCATAATAAACAATTGCAAGGAGACAGTCTGGCCTGCAGTGACCCCAGGGGAGAGCTTTAATGGTGGTGGTTTTATGCTAAAACAGGGCCAGTCAGTCATATTCACAGCCCCAGTCAGCTGGTCTGGCAGGATATGGGGTCGAACGGGCTGCAACTTCGACAACAAAAATGGCAACACTTCATGCCAGACCGGAGACTGTGGCGGCACCCTCAAGTGTGGAGCTTCAGGAAAGACGCCAGCAACACTTGCCGAATTTACATTGGCAGCTCTAGACTTTTATGATGTTAGCCTTGTTGATGGGTTCAACTTGCCAATGGTTGTAACACCTCTGAATGGTACGGGAAATTGCAGTGTTTCGGGTTGCGATGGGGACCTGAGGTCCAGTTGCCCATCTGTGCTCTCTGTCAAAGCAAATGGGAAGACTGTTGGATGCAGGAGCGCCTGTGATGTGTTCAACACTGATGAGTATTGTTGCAGAGGGGTTTTTGGCAACCCTGTTACATGCAAACCCACATATTATTCCAAGATGTTCAAAGAAGCATGCCCTACTGCCTATAGTTATGCTTATGATGATCCAACCAGTATCTTTACTTGCTCTGGCACAGATTATGTGGTTGCATTCTGCTCAAGCAG GAAGCAACCAGTGTGCACATATCATAACCACAAGCTTGTCTGTAGTACTAATGGTTCAAAAGGTTTAAAGTCAATGAGATGGACTGTGATGCTTGCACTGATGGTGATGATTAATTTATGGattattttttga